CCTTTGTGAGTAACTTTGATCGGTTCTCACTGACCATCGCACGATGGCTCTTCACGTCGGAAATCCGATACTCAGACGCCGGGAACTACACCACTCCACGGGACGTAACCGAGATGTCACCGTGGTCGATCGAAGTTTGGCTCGCACGGTGTCGTGGCCTTGTCCATTCCTATGCTTACTTCAGTTCCATTTCGATGAAAACGAACTCGTCGAGTCCGTCATTGACGACGTAGTGCGTATCCGGTTAGCTCAGGTTGACTGGATGTCCATCCGAAGTTGCGCCAACCATGGACGTTTCAGGAGCGCCAGAATGGGTTCTGCGACGAATAAGACTGATTCGAGCTCGCTTGACGGCTGCCGCTGACCCAACCTGAGCAAACCGGATACGCATTGACGACGTTATGTTCACCTCCGGCTGGCCGCTGGTATGAGCTGCCCAAAGACAATTCGTTGACAGTAGCTCCGTATGGTGTGTGTAACGTCAGCTGGCCGGTGTTCATCGGGACCACGACGTAGTCAAATTCGTGAATGTGCCATCCTGTTTCCGAATTCGGAGGAAATCTCCATTCGGTAACCCGCACCCGGTCGTTGTCAATCTATATGGTCGCTTGGGCCGTCTGTTGTAGCTGACGCTCTGTCATGGTGGTACGCCTACTCGACGGTGATTTTTGCGGCCTTAGTTGCAAAATGCATGGATACGAAGCTGATGATACCCAAGACCGCCAGATATGCGGCGATCGGCCACCATTGGCGTCCCGACCAGGCATACAACCCGGTTGCAATGAAGGGAGAGAGTCCTCCTGCGAACACGGCAGCCAGCTGATAGCCCATTGAAACGGCACTGGTACGAATCTCCACCGGAAAGAGCGAACCCATGATCGCCGGCTCCAGTGCGAACATGGCACAAGCAATGGCAATGGCAGCCGTCATGGCCAAGGTGATCACCACAAAATTTCCGGTGTTGAACATCAGGAAGAAAGGGAAAGCGATGACGATGGAAGCGGCGGCCGCCCACAGAAAGAGCCGTCTATGACCAACTTTCTCTGACCATGTGCCAAATAGTGGGATGAGAACAAACTCGACGGCGGAGCAGATGAGCACAGCACTCAGGAGCGGCCCCTTTTCGAGCCCCAGGGCATCCACGCCGTAAGTCAAGGCAAAAACGGTCACAACATAGAAGACCGAATTTTCTGAGAAACGGATGCCGGCGGCCAGCAGAATGACACGCCAATGCTCGGTGATGGCAGTCTTGACCGGCATTTTCTGAACTTTTCCTGTTTTGAGCGCGTTCTCGAATTCAGGCGATTCATCCAGGGTCATGCGGATAACCAAGCCAACAATCACCAGAACGAAACTTGCAACGAACGGGATTCGCCAGCCCCAGCTCAGGAACTGCTCATCCGGCAACATGGTCAGCAGGGCAAAGGCGCCCGTGGAAAGAATGGTTCCAACTGGAACACCCATTTGGGGTATGGAACCAAAGAATCCTTTCCTCCCCTTGGGGGCGTGCTCGACAGCCATCATGACGGCGGCACCCCACTCACCGCCAACACCGAAGCCTTGGATCAGGCGGAGCATGACCAAGAGGATGGGCGCCCAAACGCCAATCTGTGCATAAGTGGGCAGCAATCCGATGGCGGCGGTGGCAAAGCCCATGATGAGCAAGGTGACGACGAGGATCTTCTTGCGCCCAACCTTGTCGGCCAGATTTCCAAAGATGGCCCCACCCAGCGGACGGGCAGCAAAACCCACCCCGAATGAACCAAAGGCTAGGAGCGTGCCAATGAGCGGGTCAGCGGACGGGAAGAACACTTTGCCGAATACGAGGGCTGATGCTGTGCCGTAAAGAAAGAAGTCGTACCATTCGATGCTGGTGCCGATGAAGCTCGCGACCGCCACTTTGGTGGCCGAGGACTTCTTAGCGGTTCCGGGTTTTCCCGGGACGAGTTGCTCTTGAACTACCATCATTTCTCCTTTGAAAGTTGGTGCCGACGCTGTGGGGCATCTAGATATTGAGACTAAGAGGTGACGGCCGAAAACCACCCTGTCCGGTGTGGACAGTCCATGGAATGAAATATGAATCATGGATATTGTTCGCAGTGTTCTCGACCGCTGTCCGTCGGGGTTGGGCCGTGGTCGCCGGTATCGCCGTGTACTACCAGGTGAAGAACCCTTGCCCGCTCTTGCGACCAAGTTCCCCGCGCGCCACTTTCTCACGGAGAATTCGGGGCGGCTCAAAGCGCGGGCCGAGCGTCCGGCTCAGGTGCTCACTGATGGCGAGCCTGATGTCCAGCCCCACCATGTCAGTCATGCGCAATGGTCCGACACCGTGCTGGTACCCCAGAACCATCCCGGCATCAATATCTTCGGCAGTGGCGATCCCCTCCTCCACCATTCGCATCGCTTCCAAACCCAGCGCAACGCCCAGTCTGCTCGTGGCAAAGCCGGGCGAGTCCTGTACAAGGATTGGCTTGCGGCCTAGGCTGACGGTGCATTGGACAGCCAGTTCAACGGTCTCCGGCGAAGTTTGCGCACCGATCACCAGCTCGATCAATTGTGTTGCCGGCACCGGTTGAAAGAAGTGCATCCCCACCAAACGCTCGGGCCGAACCAGGCCAAGGGCCAGCTCGGAAATGCTCAGCGAGCTGGTATTGGAACACAAGAGCCGGGGCTGCAGGACCTTCTCCGCGTTCGCCAATACCTGCCCCTTGAGCTCGGCGGTCTCGGGCACGGATTCGATGACAAAGTCGGTGCCAGCGACCTCTTCCACTCGTTCGGCCAGCTGGAGTCTGGTGGTGCGGTAGTCCTGACCGTCTTGCGCGGCGAAAATCATCGAACCGGCATTGTTTCGCTGCTTGTCGGAGGGGTCAACCAGCGCCACCTTCCACCCGGTAGCAAGAAACGTCTGTGCGATCCCGGCACCCATGGTGCCCGCACCGATAACGGTCACATGGTTGCCAAATATGTCATTGGTCATGGACATGGTGCCCCCTAAAGTCGAGGTGCAAGTTGGAGTCCGCCAGCGACATGGAGCACTTCGCCGGTAATGAACGATGCGTCAGCACTGGCAAAGAAGGCCGTCGCATTGGCGACATCCTCAGGGGTGGCAACCCTGCGCATCGGCGTCATACGTGCATAGCGGGCAAAATTTGCGACCCGCTCCCCGCCCATGCCCATCGCGTCCACGAAGGACGTATCAACCGGGCCGGGCGCCACTACATTGCAGGTGCCGCCGGTTTCTCCCAATTCCTGTGCCATGGTTCTACACAATCCCACCACACCGGCCTTGGACGCGGTGTAGGCCGGATTTCCGCCGGAAAGCCAGGTGCGGGAGCCGATCATGATCACGCGCGCAGCAGTGCTCTTGAGCAGGTGGGGCATGGCAGCCGAACTGACCACGAACGCGCCGCGCAGGTTGATCGCCATGGTCCGATCGAAATCTGCCAAGGCCGTGGTGGTCATGCCACCGGTGGGCGCGATGCCCGCATTGTTTACGACGACGTCGAGTCCGCCCAGCGTTTCGTGCACCTTCGCCATCGCCGTAGTGACGGAATGGTCATCAGAGACATCCATGTGCAGCGGCACCGAGCGGGGGATTGTGGCACAGACTGCGGCGGCCCGCTCGACGGCGGCATCTGTGACGACAACGGTGAACCCGTCATTTCCCAATCGCCGGGCAATTGCGGAGCCAAAAGCTCCGCCGGCTCCTGTGACCAGGGCGATCCTTGATGGTGCAGGCATATTTACGGTCCTTTCTAACTGATGCTCAGAGGAATCTTATGCGGCGACGAGCCGAACTGCTGCTTCCTGCCTGAACCCCGTAATGATGCGGCGAAGGCCGGTGAATTTGGAACGGAGCACGGGATCTTCAACGTCCACGTACAGGGGCCCGCCACCCAGTTCGCCAAGTTTCTCAGGAGTGCAGACGATAAAAACATCCTGCGGGTCAAGCTGGTGCAATATTTGGGTATCAAGCTGCTGATTGCCTCGACCAAAGAGGAATCCCTGGCCGCCAATGGGGGACAGCACTACCTGTATACGTTGTCCGCGCGTTAAATCGTGCAGTTGTGCTGCGGAACAATCGGCGGCGACGACCCGGCCGCGGTGCACTACGTCCACACCCAGGAGGGTCGACTCCAAGTTGAGTCCGCCGGCAATCGCCGACACTGTGGTGCCGGGCCCCAGCAGGCACATTGCATCAGGATCCATGCGGGCGTGGCATTCCTTGGCCAGCCCGGCCAGGGAATCCTGGGATTCAGGGCGGGAGCCCAGTTTGCCGCCCTGCACCTGGCGCCCCGAACCGAGTACCTTCACACGTTCATACAGGACGGAGGAAATGATGCCCTCGCGGCGGGCCTGTTCATCAATGTCGACGATTTCGGCAGTGCTAGTGGTGGCCCTGCCCTGTGCCAATTGCGCAACCAGGGCGGCGGCGGACTCGGGGGATCTGGCAAAAACGCCCGACTGCATTTTGACGCCTGCCGGGATCCCCAGTAGAACATCGTCCGGGCCGAGGCGTGCGGCGACATCCCGGGCGGTCCCATCGCCGCCCACAAACGTGATGACGTCCAATTCCATTGCCGAAAGTTCCGTGACAACGGCACGCGTGTGGGAGGCCGTCGTCCTCCCGGAGACAGTGACCGGGACGACGACGGTCGGCTGGCCCAGCCCCGTCTGCCGGGTTGCATCCTCCCCCAGCGGACCGGGACCGCACACCAGCTCATGGCGAA
This genomic interval from Arthrobacter sp. PAMC 25486 contains the following:
- a CDS encoding MFS transporter, coding for MIHISFHGLSTPDRVVFGRHLLVSISRCPTASAPTFKGEMMVVQEQLVPGKPGTAKKSSATKVAVASFIGTSIEWYDFFLYGTASALVFGKVFFPSADPLIGTLLAFGSFGVGFAARPLGGAIFGNLADKVGRKKILVVTLLIMGFATAAIGLLPTYAQIGVWAPILLVMLRLIQGFGVGGEWGAAVMMAVEHAPKGRKGFFGSIPQMGVPVGTILSTGAFALLTMLPDEQFLSWGWRIPFVASFVLVIVGLVIRMTLDESPEFENALKTGKVQKMPVKTAITEHWRVILLAAGIRFSENSVFYVVTVFALTYGVDALGLEKGPLLSAVLICSAVEFVLIPLFGTWSEKVGHRRLFLWAAAASIVIAFPFFLMFNTGNFVVITLAMTAAIAIACAMFALEPAIMGSLFPVEIRTSAVSMGYQLAAVFAGGLSPFIATGLYAWSGRQWWPIAAYLAVLGIISFVSMHFATKAAKITVE
- a CDS encoding 3-hydroxyacyl-CoA dehydrogenase family protein codes for the protein MTNDIFGNHVTVIGAGTMGAGIAQTFLATGWKVALVDPSDKQRNNAGSMIFAAQDGQDYRTTRLQLAERVEEVAGTDFVIESVPETAELKGQVLANAEKVLQPRLLCSNTSSLSISELALGLVRPERLVGMHFFQPVPATQLIELVIGAQTSPETVELAVQCTVSLGRKPILVQDSPGFATSRLGVALGLEAMRMVEEGIATAEDIDAGMVLGYQHGVGPLRMTDMVGLDIRLAISEHLSRTLGPRFEPPRILREKVARGELGRKSGQGFFTW
- a CDS encoding SDR family NAD(P)-dependent oxidoreductase — protein: MPAPSRIALVTGAGGAFGSAIARRLGNDGFTVVVTDAAVERAAAVCATIPRSVPLHMDVSDDHSVTTAMAKVHETLGGLDVVVNNAGIAPTGGMTTTALADFDRTMAINLRGAFVVSSAAMPHLLKSTAARVIMIGSRTWLSGGNPAYTASKAGVVGLCRTMAQELGETGGTCNVVAPGPVDTSFVDAMGMGGERVANFARYARMTPMRRVATPEDVANATAFFASADASFITGEVLHVAGGLQLAPRL
- a CDS encoding ATP-NAD kinase family protein, which encodes MNPLGQAIRVGLVVNPVAGLGGPAGLKGSDGEDIQREALRRGAVPHSGDRAVSFLRELARLNVRHELVCGPGPLGEDATRQTGLGQPTVVVPVTVSGRTTASHTRAVVTELSAMELDVITFVGGDGTARDVAARLGPDDVLLGIPAGVKMQSGVFARSPESAAALVAQLAQGRATTSTAEIVDIDEQARREGIISSVLYERVKVLGSGRQVQGGKLGSRPESQDSLAGLAKECHARMDPDAMCLLGPGTTVSAIAGGLNLESTLLGVDVVHRGRVVAADCSAAQLHDLTRGQRIQVVLSPIGGQGFLFGRGNQQLDTQILHQLDPQDVFIVCTPEKLGELGGGPLYVDVEDPVLRSKFTGLRRIITGFRQEAAVRLVAA